The DNA window TAGCGcagtttgtgcaaaaatgttgtttgcaatgtgttgtgtgtttttctatccTTTTGCATCACCGACATACTGAATAATAATAACCCGAATACTACAATAATAATGCTATGACATGCCAGACCAGTTGCTAATGATGTTAGCTGCTAACCGTGGGTTGTTTATTATCTTTTCGCCGTTTCTCCCCTACTTCTGCGACAAGTTTCAGCTATTATTTAACAGTCGCCCCCAAATGTGTCATGACATTCAACACAATAAACTATTTAATTAGTAATGGGGCTACATCCACTCCTATCTTTAAGACTGGGGTCATGTCAATAATCCATTACTATTAATTTGGATGATTATAGTTTGCAGCAATTGCAGAACCCCAGATCTGTTAATAGAAATAAGTGTTGTGTTTGGACAGTAATATTAATTTCCTTCTGTTCCATGACTGTCCCATGATGGCTGTCTGTCAGGTCAAAGAAGCTCGACGAACCCTTAAAAAACCCCAAGTGGAAAAGTTTGATTGCACTCAGCACAAGCAGAAGTTCTGGTGCTACTGCTGTGGTCTTGAAGTTGAACGGAACGTCACAGATGACAACATGACGGTGATGTATGGAGGCTTATTGGAGCACATGGCCACGTAGGTCTTTATggttaacttttctttttaaattaatttgttcttttcctCTGGCTTTTCCAGATTGTCTCATTTGTAAAGGAGCAAGTAGATTTTTAGTCTGCCCAAATACTTAAcaatttttagcattttgaagtttataatggagaaaattaacatttaaaatacaggtccttctaaaaaaaattagcatattgtgataaagttaattattttccataatgtaatgataaaaatgtgattaattgcacaccaactgaaatatttcaggtctttcattgttttaatactgacgattttggcatacagctcatgaaaacccaaaatccctgtctcaaaaaattagcacatttcaccaataaaagaaatgtgttttaataccaaaaaagtcaacctttaaataattatataaagTTATGCACTCagtacttggtcaggaatccttttgcagccttcaatgcRGCGTGGCATgaaggcaatcagcctgtggctctgctgaggtgttatggagcccaggatgcttcgatagcggccctaagctcatccagagttttgggtcttgcgtctctcaactttctcttcacaatatcccacagattctctatRgggttcaggtcaggagagttggcaggccaattgagcacagtaacaccatggtcagtaataccagtggttttggcactgtgagcaggtgccagttTGTgctaaaaaattaaatcttcatctccataaagcttttcagcagatggaagcatgaagtgctccNNNNNNNNNNNNNNNNNNNNNNNNNNNNNNNNNNNNNNNNNNNNNNNNNNNNNNNNNNNNNNNNNNNNNNNNNNNNNNNNNNNNNNNNNNNNNNNNNNNNNNNNNNNNNNNNNNNNNNNNNNNNNNNNNNNNNNNNNNNNNNNNNNNNNNNNNNNNNNNNNNNNNNNNNNNNNNNNNNNNNNNNNNNNNNNNNNNNNNNNNNNNNNNNNNNNNNNNNNNNNNNNNNNNNNNNNNNACAACaagtacaggaaaaaaaacataaagctaacctgttcaaggggaagcataataggtctaatttttgagaaggacctgtatatgtTGAGGACTTCATTAACTTCTTTCAAACGTAGATCAGGCTATATGTAATTTTAAACTGTAACTTGATCTGGGAATGACAAATCGTTAAGTCAAAAAACTGGGTATTAAAAACTGGGTATTAAAAATCTCAAATACTTTTCATTCCAGACGAGAACACAGAAACGGTACTTATAAGTTTTGGTGGGACAACAAGGCTGATCCCAAGCTTAGAGACAGAGTCCTAATCACAGAGGAAGAAACTGAAAGGTAAGACAACAAGTTTGTATGAAAGAGATAtagatttaaaatcaattacatTGTTTGGTTCTTTCTAGGTTTAAGGCTGAAGTGGCAAAGGTTTTAGAGTGCTTTGTGGAAAAGGAAGACGAGTATATTAAGCAGGTAATGAAAAAGcattttgagttgtacttttcTTATTCTTCTTGAGATTAAACCAAAACATCAGCTGCGTGCTTACATAATTTCATTTGCACACTTTCTTTTTACATTGATCTGTCTTGAATTAACTTATGCTCTAGAGTTATTTTAGACTGGACTATGTTCACGGGCAATGAGCCGTGACAGTGTGCAGTGAATGCTAACGAACGGTATTGTTTTCCTGCTTATCTTTCCATGACTGCAGCAAGCTGATGTTATCCGGGCCCAGGAAAAGCACCGCCAGGAGGTCTTCCAGTGTCTTTTAGAGGTTTGTTTTCCAAAGATGCAGTGGCCTTGGCTGGTATTTTTCTATGTAAGAAGAAAGATCCCTTTATTTTCCAGTTGAATGTTTAGTCATCACAAGAGGTAAGCAACATTCACCCAGCTTCTATGAGATTGGGTTGCACAGATTTAACTAGTTAGGATTTTAACTTATGCAAGTTGTAATAAAGTAAAAGCTATTTGGAAATTCAAGTCAAGAGGTGTAATGAGGGTAACTTGCCAACTGATCGACATGAGTTGGAAAGAAACGTTGAGTGGAACTTGcaggatagaaaaaaaaaagaataaaaacaatgtttgtagcAAAATTGGTTATGAATTTTAACAGTTTCAAGgcaaaatgtagtaaaaaaatgtaaataaatgggTCTATTTATAATAACTTGACTATATATTTTAATCTATCTgaacaaatacattaaataattgtaacatttgtttatatatttaaagcaGCTTCAAAGATATTCCCCCTAAAAATCACTCATCATTTCTCATCAATCtttgcacaaatatttttaataattactaAACTTTCTTCACCGTACCTTCTATCACTTCTCCTATCACCACACATGCAAAAAGCcatgcttttaattatttttcctctttttttcttccttttttttttcaacctttttcaccttgttccatattttatgtttgggttgtattttatttttctttgagatttttttcaccCTTTGTCAGTTAACCATACATTGTAGACATAAAGAAGGTATTAGTCGATGGTTTATTCAAATATATGTGGCccaaaattgtttaataataacagaaaactGAAGTTAAGCATTATTAGATGTAAGATATCCTCTGTGAACCCATGTTGGCTTTTCCTGAATCAATATCAGCCCAATGAAGAGCGGGAATCATCAAATGGACCCAGTAGCACCGATCCATCGGTGGAGGTTTCTGTCAGGTAACGCTGCGTcgacataaaacaataaagcattttatgtTGTCACTGATTTCACTATGAgtgatgtttctgtttgggGCTCATCGTCTTGTCTGGGAACCAGTTCTCAGTTTCAGTCTCAAGTGTCGGAGCAGCAGGTTAGGGGCAGGTTTGACCCGATTATTGAGGCGCCCTGGACACTTGCAGGACACAGCCTGACTTTTATTGGTTATCAGGTAAACTCCCAGCTTTTTTATGTAACTTTGAATGCTTAtatgtttgtattattttttcacTAATTTGGTGCAATTCAGTAGTCagtattgtttttctcttttgcaggATTCATCAAGCAGTGGAAATGTGCATACAGGTAACATCTTGTTAATTCTTTTGTTATTCATATTGTTTTCCTGACTTCACAGTGACTGACTTCCGAGATCTGTCTCCACACACTGCAATCAAGCACAATTTTGGAAGAATGGATGTATTGACCTTATGTTTGTCCACAATGTCTTCTATTTTCCCTCTAAATTCTATTGTGCTGTATGACGGCTGTAGCTTGGCTAAAATCAGGCCATCAACTGAAAAATGATCCTAAACAAAGCAGGACAACTATAgcaacatgacagaaaatagtTGGTGTTGAAATGTTTCAACATGAAGGAAATTCTGCAACAGAGCTGTGTATCTACAAATTCAAGTAAACCTCATTAATCTGAAGCAATGTTGTGAAGAAAAGTGACTCAGCATTCCTGCATAGAGGCTGATTAACCCATACAAAAATGGCAGCTTTAAACTGGGTGGGCGCCCAAGCTTTTGAatcattgattttcttttttttttttttccatgactgcattgacagtgagaaaaaacattatttttgtcttgactGTATGTTCTGtcttatctatttttaattgaatgttTTGCTCTTCTCACATGGTGTGTTGTTTCTCCAGTAGGTTTGAGTTTAGCTCAGCATtgcgttgtgtgtgtgtgtgtgtgtgtgtgttgcaggaGCAGTTCCACCTTGGCTCCAAGATGATCCACTAGAGGGGCCGTCTGGAGCAGCGGCACAGGCTGAGATCGGCCCGTCACTCCAGGACTTCCTCAAGCAAAGTACTAGCCGTGTTATGAATTAGCACTTGCATTGTTTGCTATACAAAGACCAACCAGTCATTAAGTCTGAAATTTGCATTAtctaaattcaaactttttgatAATGTTTGTATTGCTCCTCTGTCTTTTTTCCAGAGGAGCAAGAGAAACTAAGGAAGCTTCCTCCGAATAGAGTGGGAGCCAACTTTGATCACAGCTCTCATACAGACGCCAACTGGCTTCCCTCTTTTGGTAGAGTGTGGAACAGTGGCCGGCGCTGGCAGTCCAGGTAAGATCCACAATGGGAAAAGAATTGCCACTTCTGAAGAACATTGGAGatattttgggggaaaataagAAACCATTTGGCAAGGCTGTATTAGTTATAAGTAAGACAATTTAGTTCCTTCAATCAGAGGTCCAGACAATTGTCACAACGGACAACAGTTATGTACAGTTGTCCGTTATGTTCATACAGCAGTACAGTTATGTTCATAATAGCAGCAGTGTGTTTGAAAAGGTGAGTAAACCTCGAAATCCTTCagataaattgtattttaatgaaCACAAATGCATTGGGGGACACTGCACATTctatttcaaagcaaaaaagtCGAAAAAGTAATtgaatattacaatattttaaaggaaGTGAAGAAATACAATGctaaaaaagtagcagctttgACATCTTTTTtataaactcaaaaataaactacataaacTAAGAAATGCTGGAAGATTCATCTTTCCTGAGCATCATGAACTAATATTTAGTTGCATAACCACGGTTTCTGATAACTGCTTCACCTCCGTGGTACATGGAGTCAACCATGTTTTTACAAGTGGATGGTGTGTAGCTGGTGAATCCTTTGCTGTCATCAGTCAGAAGGCCCTTCATAAATAAGCGCAGACTGTTGTTTTGTAATATGCTTATGTGGTGAGTGTGTTACAGCATTGCTTAGTGCCACAAttgtgattaaaacaaatatcaatTATCATTTTACATTAAGCTGCGGTTCTAATGGTTCATTTGTTAGTTTTCATGTTCAAGCGTTGAAAAGATGTCATATTTCTCCTTTACATTCCACCCATGACGTTTGATGTCAGTGTGATTTAATACAAGCTGCCTCTAAGCTCTGTGAGATGGATACATatgcagcatgtttttaaatggataATGAGGAAGCctgcattcagttttttctgcaacagcttaatgttttattaaatcaacTGACAAAGATACTGAAAACCTGATTCTTGTAGTCAAAGGAAGACTTCAAATTTACATAGTTTGATCCAGTCACACTTTGTCTCAGCTTAAGGAACCTTAAAGTCTAcactgttgtgatttttttattattattttttgtcccCAACAGACACCAATTCAGACAAGAGGAGGGGCAGAAGAATAAACAGAAGAGGAAGCGGGAACATGAGACAGGCGgatcaaaaaaaacaaaaccagccgCCCAGTTCTGACATTTAGAACTTGATTCCATGCATTAGTACAGTACTAAGGTTTGGaatgatgttgtttttatgtgttaaattggtttttatgcagcatttttgtGAAGCTTTCTTTCAGCGTTGAAACCAATAAAACACCCCACTTTTAATAAAGACATGTACCGACTTGTGCTGTGTAGTTATAATTTACATAATGAAAAGCCTGAGGAAGGGTAATTTTGTTAGTAAGCCACATTTGAAATTGCATTTTATGTTGACAGAAGTCGTGTCATGCTTTGTTAGGCTCTTGCTTTGCCCTACAGTTAACAGAAAACATCGttttaaggtatttttattCCAGCAGGGGGCGTAAACAAtccaaatcaatcaatcaatcaatcaaattttatttgtatagcacatttcagcagcaaggcatttcaaagtgctttacataattaaaataaaaacagaaataatcagtgagaaagagagaaataaaaaaaaaataataaaaaaaaacaaaataaaaataaaaacaaaaaaaaacaaaaaacattacatcattaaaacgtcgaaaagaaagaagaaaaaattaaagacataaaaacatggaagacatcaaaacccgcactctaaccctaattcagccataagcaactctaaacaggtgggttttaagttgagatttaaaggcacccagtgtttcagctgtgaCACTTCAAATGACACTGCATGTCAAAAAGTTAACAAGATATCActcctgttttttattatgaatgCAGCTTTACCTTTTTTTAGCATATGTTTTCTATTTGGCCAGGCTGTAACCCTATAAATGATGAGCTTTCACCCCCGTTTTCAGATCATGTTACGGACAGAATTACGAGAAAAGTGGAGCAAAGGCAAATGGGGTCACTTGTAGATGAATGACTGCTTTTGAATATG is part of the Poecilia reticulata strain Guanapo linkage group LG9, Guppy_female_1.0+MT, whole genome shotgun sequence genome and encodes:
- the cenatac gene encoding centrosomal AT-AC splicing factor — encoded protein: MGAYYCAICNQTTFCGKKKHIFGKNHQSRLRVVLLKFTEKVKEARRTLKKPQVEKFDCTQHKQKFWCYCCGLEVERNVTDDNMTVMYGGLLEHMATREHRNGTYKFWWDNKADPKLRDRVLITEEETERFKAEVAKVLECFVEKEDEYIKQQADVIRAQEKHRQEVFQCLLEPNEERESSNGPSSTDPSVEVSVSSQFQSQVSEQQVRGRFDPIIEAPWTLAGHSLTFIGYQDSSSSGNVHTGAVPPWLQDDPLEGPSGAAAQAEIGPSLQDFLKQKEQEKLRKLPPNRVGANFDHSSHTDANWLPSFGRVWNSGRRWQSRHQFRQEEGQKNKQKRKREHETGGSKKTKPAAQF